Genomic segment of Steroidobacter denitrificans:
TCCACATCGCGAGTTTCGTGTTTATCGGCGGAGGGTTCTGGTTGTTGTCGACCGCCTGGCCCGTGCTGTATCGGGCACAGCGAGAGGGTCGGCTTGCCCGTGAGGGCGTGTATGCGCGCATGCGCCACCCGCAGTACGTTGCCTTCGTGCTGGTGCTGACCGGCTTCCTGCTGCAGTGGCCCACGCTGCTCACGCTCGTCAGCTATCCGGTGCTGGTGTGGGCCTATGCCCGCCTCGCGCGTCGTGAGGAGAGGGATTGTCTGAGCCGCTTCGGCGAGGACTACGTGAGCTATATGCAGGAGGTGCCGGCCTTCATACCGCGACGCCGGCGCGGTCCTATCCGATCGGCGGGGGAAGCCCGATGAAGGCCGACCGTCGTGTTCCATCCCTTCGTGCTCTAGCAGTCTCGCTGTTTCGCCTCACATCCATGCAAGGAGTCCACACAATGAACAACGTCACACATGCCGCCTGTTTTTCTGGCCCACGCACCAATCCCAATCGCTGGTTCGCCGCGCTGGCGCTGGCGGGCGCCTTCGCCTTCTCCTTCGCACTGCCGGGGGTTGCTTCCGCGGGCGAAGGCGGGTTCCGCCACAACGTGTTGATGCGCGGCCAGGTTCTGGAGACGCAGGACGACACACTGGTGGTCTGCGTCGGCAAGGCCGACGGAGCCCAGGTCGACCAGGTGCTGGATGTGATCCGGCACAAGCGCCGTAACCGCGGTCCTCGGGATATCGGGCCGCGCTTTCGCCGGGAAGCCGTCGGTCAGGTGCGCATCACCGGGCTGTTCGACGACCACTACGCAGACGCTGAAGTGATCTCCGGAACGCCCAAGGTCAATGACATCGTCGAGCTGATTCGACCGTGAGCAAGCCACGCGTCCGGCGCAATCTGCGCCGGACGTGCGCCCGCTGTCCGCCCTCACTTCCTGCCAGAACCGGAGCTCATCATGACCTCGACTTCCCGCCCGACGCTGCAGTTCCTCGGTGCCGCCGGCACCGTCACCGGATCGCGCTACCTGGTCGAGGCCAACGGTCAGCGCGTGCTCGTGGACTGCGGCCTGTTCCAGGGCTACAAGCAATTGCGCGACCGCAACTGGGCTCCGTTTCCCGTCGAGCCGTCATCAATCGACGCGGTGGTCCTGACCCACGCCCACCTGGACCATTCTGGCTACTTGCCCGCACTGGTCAAACAAGGGTTCCGCGGCCGGATCCACTGCACCCATGGCAGCGTGGCCCTGTGCGGCCTGCTGCTTCCCGACAGCGGACACCTGCTCGAAGAGGAGGCCAAGTACGCGGCCCGCAAGGGGTACTCCAAGCACAAGGAACCACGACCGCTTTATACCGAGGATGACGCCCGCCGCAGCCTGAAGCAGCTCAAGGGGCATGACTATGGTCGCGACATCGAGGTCACATCAGGCGTCACGATCCGCTTCCATCCTGCCGGCCACATCCTGGGCGCTGCCCATGTCAGCCTGGACGTCCAGGGCCAGCGCCTGCACTTCAGTGGCGACCTGGGACGGCAGCAAGAGTCGCTGATGAATCCGCCGACGCCCCTGCCCGCCTGTGACGTACTGGTCTGCGAATCCACATATGGCAATCGGGAACACGTTCCGATCGACCAGGAGGCGGAGCTGGCCCCCATCATCCGCCGCGTCGCTGCCCGTGGGGGCGTAATCGTCATTCCGGCCTTTGCCATCGGTCGCGCCCAGGCGCTCATGCTGCATATCGCCCGGTTGCGCGAGCGCAAGGACATCCCTCGCGTGCCGCTCTACCTCAACAGCCCGATGGCAATCAACGCGACCCGGCACTACCACGCCCACCATTCCGAGCACCACGTGTCCGAAGAGGACTGCCAGCGGATGTTCGACGTGGCCACCTTCGTCAACACTGTAGAAGAGTCGAAGGCGCTCAACCGCCAGCGCGGGCCGATGATCATCATCTCGGCCAGCGGCATGATCACCGGCGGGCGCGTGTTGCACCACATCGAGGCGTTCGGCCCCGATGACCGCAACGCGATCCTGCTCGCGGGCTACCAGGCCGGAGGAACACGCGGTGCCGCGCTGGCGGCAGGCAAGCGCACGTTGCGCATGTTCGGCCGCGAGGTCCCCATCCGCGCTGAAGTGGTGCAGCTGGAAGGCTTCTCCGGCCACGCCGACGCCGGGGAGTTGCTGGACTGGATGCGCACCGCGCCGTCCGCGCCGCGCGTGGTGTACCTCACCCATGGCGAGCCCGATGCAGCCGACACACTGCGCGCGCGCGTGCAGCGTGAACTGGGCTGGCGTGCGCGCGTGCCGGAGCACCTGGAGCAAGTCGGATTGGAGGATGCGAGATGACCACGCAGGCCCCGGGCCACACCCGCCTGCGCGTCACCCGTGCCGGCATCGACACCTACCAGCAGCCGGTGGTCTATATGCACCGTGACTGCGAAGTCTGCCGCTCGGAAGGCTTTGCCGCGATGACGCGCGTGAGGCTGGACGTCGGCGCGCGCACGCTGGTGGCGACGCTGAACGTGGTCGTCGACGATCGGCTCGGCCTCGACGAGGTGGCGCTGTCGGAGGCCGCGTGGACGCTCCTCGATCCCATGCGCGATGCCCTCGCCCGGGTGCGGCATGCGGAACCCGCGTCGTCGGCAGGCGCGCTCCGCGCCAAGGTGTTCGGGGCACGGCTGGACGACGCGCAGTACCTCGCCCTGGTGCAGGACGTGATGGAAAGCAGGCTGTCGGACCTGGAGCTTGCCGCTTTCGTCACGGCCAGCGCGGGCGACCGCCTCGACAACGCCGAGACGACCTCGCTGACACGGGCCATGATCGCCGTTGGCCAGCGCCTGGATTGGGGCGATGGGCCGGTGCTGGACAAGCATTGCGTCGGCGGCCTGCCCGGCAATCGCACCACGCCGATCGTGGTGGCCATCGTGGCTGCGCTGGGCTACCGCATCCCGAAGACGTCCTCGCGCGCGATCACGTCGCCCGCGGGCACCGCCGACACCATGGAGGTCATGGCGCCGGTGGCGCTCGATCTGGCGGCGATGCGCCGGGTGGTGGAGCGCGAGGGCGGCTGCATCGTCTGGGGTGGCAACGTGCGCCTGAGCCCGGCCGACGACATCCTGATCCGGGTCCAACGGCCACTCGACTTCGACAGCGACGGCCAACTGGTTGCCAGCGTGCTGTCAAAAAAGATCGCCGCGGGTTCAACCCACGTCCTGATCGACATGCCAGTGGGTCCGACCGCCAAGGTGCGTGGCGAGGCCGCGGCCCACAGCTTGGGCACGCGGCTTGGACACACCGGCGCTGCGCTTGGACTGCACTTGGGGATCCATCGCACTGACGGCACCCAGCCGGTGGGTCGGGGAATCGGCCCGGCGCTCGAGGCGCA
This window contains:
- a CDS encoding methyltransferase family protein, which produces MHASDAGYGLWLLAAINAAFFIFFAWSFYKPLTRWDWRGFGMFSAFVVALFAEMYGFPLTLYVLGGWLSANYPQVNWLSHDAGHLLEMWFGWRANPHFGPFHIASFVFIGGGFWLLSTAWPVLYRAQREGRLAREGVYARMRHPQYVAFVLVLTGFLLQWPTLLTLVSYPVLVWAYARLARREERDCLSRFGEDYVSYMQEVPAFIPRRRRGPIRSAGEAR
- a CDS encoding MBL fold metallo-hydrolase RNA specificity domain-containing protein, with protein sequence MTSTSRPTLQFLGAAGTVTGSRYLVEANGQRVLVDCGLFQGYKQLRDRNWAPFPVEPSSIDAVVLTHAHLDHSGYLPALVKQGFRGRIHCTHGSVALCGLLLPDSGHLLEEEAKYAARKGYSKHKEPRPLYTEDDARRSLKQLKGHDYGRDIEVTSGVTIRFHPAGHILGAAHVSLDVQGQRLHFSGDLGRQQESLMNPPTPLPACDVLVCESTYGNREHVPIDQEAELAPIIRRVAARGGVIVIPAFAIGRAQALMLHIARLRERKDIPRVPLYLNSPMAINATRHYHAHHSEHHVSEEDCQRMFDVATFVNTVEESKALNRQRGPMIIISASGMITGGRVLHHIEAFGPDDRNAILLAGYQAGGTRGAALAAGKRTLRMFGREVPIRAEVVQLEGFSGHADAGELLDWMRTAPSAPRVVYLTHGEPDAADTLRARVQRELGWRARVPEHLEQVGLEDAR
- a CDS encoding thymidine phosphorylase family protein, yielding MTTQAPGHTRLRVTRAGIDTYQQPVVYMHRDCEVCRSEGFAAMTRVRLDVGARTLVATLNVVVDDRLGLDEVALSEAAWTLLDPMRDALARVRHAEPASSAGALRAKVFGARLDDAQYLALVQDVMESRLSDLELAAFVTASAGDRLDNAETTSLTRAMIAVGQRLDWGDGPVLDKHCVGGLPGNRTTPIVVAIVAALGYRIPKTSSRAITSPAGTADTMEVMAPVALDLAAMRRVVEREGGCIVWGGNVRLSPADDILIRVQRPLDFDSDGQLVASVLSKKIAAGSTHVLIDMPVGPTAKVRGEAAAHSLGTRLGHTGAALGLHLGIHRTDGTQPVGRGIGPALEAHDVLKVLRNAADAPADLRERALALSAALLDMAAGSNAGTGLERARGVLDSGAALAKFLAICEAQGGFREPRRAAFTADVPATASGRIAVIDNRRLAKLAKLAGAPTSPTAGLETGLRIGDTVERGQPLLTLHAESPGELAYALEHAVTLQPFVLGEVP